ACCGATCACGTCCCAATTCACCGTACTTGAAGCTTTCGCTGAGTATGATCAACACATCAACTGGTAGGGTGATCGCCCCACATACGGTTGAGAATGGACCTCGCATTACCGACTGGCTGCAGGGAATTAGCAAGCAAGATCCCTACTTGAGGGATGAACTGCGTGTCATTCTTTTGGGAGAGATTGCTGGCGTTGCATACGACAATCATCAGATACCGGATGTTTTGAAGCCACTCTCGTATGGTGTGTTGTCCTGCGTTTGGAGAGAAAGTGTACATTCCCGGCTGGAACCGGGTGAATCAGCGATTCCGTTTAATGCATTGTCTACACTGGACTATGCGGGGCGCCCGGTGATTGATCCTTGGGTGAAAAAGTTGGGTGCTGATGAATGGCTGTCCGAGCTGTTGCTAACTGCGGTACGACCGCTCATTCACTGGTTATTCGCTCATGGGATTGCGCTAGAGTCTCATGCACAGAATATGCTGCTAATTCACCGGGAAGGCAGACCCTCACGCGTTGCGCTGAAGGATTTTCACGATGGAATTCGATTTACAAGAGAGGCACTTGCCGATCCAAAGCTCTGTCCAGCGCTTGTCGAGGTGCCGGAATATCATCGTCGTGTGAACCGTAATTCATTCCTGGAGACGGAAGAACCGACAGAAGTTCGGGATTTCATACATGATGCCTTTTTCTTTATCAATCTTGGAGAGCTGGCTTTGTTCATGCAGGAGCATTACCAGATCAGAGAGCAGACCTTCTGGAACAGTGTTCGTAAGATCATTACCGACTATCAACAGCGTTTCCCTGAATTTCATGAACGGTACGAATTGTATTCCTTGTTTGATCCTGAGATCGGAGTAGAGCAATTGACGAAGCGGCGCTTGTTTCCAGATCATGAATTGCGTATTCATCAAGTTCCGAATCCACTGGAGCACACGATTATGGATAAATATGGGTCTAATGAGGATGAATTAAAAAATAGTATATGAGATCAAAAGAATATTGCATGGACAGAAACTGGAATTGTGGGATATTGTTTTAATAATGATAATCATTATTGATTAGGTTATTAAATAGGATCAGGGGGTTGGATGGGATGCAAGTAGAGAGAAAGAGGATTGGAATGAAATCATGGGTACATTTTGCTATGCTGGCGGTACTGATGCTGGTGCTAGCGGGTTGTGGAAATTCGGGATCGGGTGCAGCCAATGGTTCAGCAGCGGAAACCGCTCCAACCGAACCAAAGCAAGAAGAAACCGTAGCCAATACTGGCGATACACGTACCGTCAAAGATGCATATGGTGAGGTACAGGTTCCAACCAATGCAAGTCGAATTGTGGTACTGGACATTGGGGCCTTGGATAATTTGCTCGAGTTGGGCATTAAACCTATAGGCGCACCTTCCATCCTGGCAGCAGGCGATCCGTATCCGGCTTATCTAAAAGGCACAGAAGGCATTGAGAATATCGGATCGGTGAATGAACCAAGCCTGGAGGCTATCGATGCACTGAAGCCGGACTTGATCATTGGTAATAAAGATACACACGATGCTATCCATGATCAGTTAAAACAAATCGCGCCTACGGTGTTTGTAGAAACACTTGGGGTTACCTGGAAAGAAAATCTGCAGCTTCATGCCGATGCTGTAAACAAGCTGGAAGATGGCAAGAAGCTGTTGGATACATATCAGCAGCGCATTGAGGAATTGAAATCTACGCTTGCAGGCAAAGATGCCAAGGAAGTATCGCTGTTCCGTCCCCGTGAAGACAAAATTCAGGTCTATCTGAAAGAAACATTTGCAGGTACGATTATGGAAGATTCCGGAATTGTTCGTCCCGCAGCACAGCAGGATGCAGGCTTCTCCAAGGATATTACGGAAGAACAGATTGCTGATCTTGATGGTGACGTAGTCTTCTGGTTTAACCGTGAGCCGGATGCATTCGCCAAACTGGAGAAAAGTAAATTGTGGGCAACGTTGAAAGGAGTCCAAAATGAAGCTGTGCACCCGGTTGACTGGGAGTACTGGATGAGTGGCCTGGGCATTCAGGCTGTAAACAAGGTCGTGGATGACCTGAACACCTATGTAGCCAACTAAACACAAAACATGCTGGACCTTTTCTAGCGGCAATGGATTGGGATTCAGCACTTATCAATTGCAATTATGCTTCCAAGTGGTCATAGCTTAACTGTAAAATTGGGTCGTCGAATGTGACGATCCAATTTTTCTGATT
This window of the Paenibacillus marchantiae genome carries:
- a CDS encoding ABC transporter substrate-binding protein; this encodes MKSWVHFAMLAVLMLVLAGCGNSGSGAANGSAAETAPTEPKQEETVANTGDTRTVKDAYGEVQVPTNASRIVVLDIGALDNLLELGIKPIGAPSILAAGDPYPAYLKGTEGIENIGSVNEPSLEAIDALKPDLIIGNKDTHDAIHDQLKQIAPTVFVETLGVTWKENLQLHADAVNKLEDGKKLLDTYQQRIEELKSTLAGKDAKEVSLFRPREDKIQVYLKETFAGTIMEDSGIVRPAAQQDAGFSKDITEEQIADLDGDVVFWFNREPDAFAKLEKSKLWATLKGVQNEAVHPVDWEYWMSGLGIQAVNKVVDDLNTYVAN